The window AGTGATCTTTATTAgtgctgtttcagtgctgtggcGGGAATGGAAACCGGACTGGAAACGTTGATGAACTGTTGAGGGTGAGATGGGAGTGGAGTTGAGAGGCGACAATTTTCAATaggattttggagatgaaggGAAGGTGAGAAATGGGGCGGAGCTTATTGAAGTTATTGGGATCTGAACCAGGTTTCTTCAGGATGGGGCTGACGGCTGCAGATTTAAAGAGAGCAGGAACAGTTccagaggacagggaggagtGAATGATGGCTGATATGAGGGGGAGtagagaggggaggcaggattTGACCAGGACTGTGGGGAGGGGGTCCAGATGACAGGCTGAAGGCTTGGAATTGGTGATGAGGTCGGCGATatcagaggggggagggagttCAAAGGTGGAAAGTAGATGAGATGGTGGGAGAGgaacagaggaagggagaggggAGGTAGTGGAGCCGAGGTGTTGGTGGATTTTCAAGACCTTGTCATTAAAGAACTGGAGAACAGAGTTCCAGGTCTCTGCAGAGTACAGGTGGGGGGGTAAAGAGTCAGGGGGTTGGATGATGCTGTTGAAAACGGAAAAGAGTGTCTTACTGCTGCCAGCATTAGAGCAGATGAGACCAGAATAGTATTGTGATTTAGCATGAGATGTGGAGTCCTTATAAAGAGATAGGTGTGCAGGATACGTGTCTTTGTGGATGTTGAGACCAGTAAACTTCCTGACCTCCAGGTCTGAGGTCGTCTGACGTAAAGTGACGCGCTGTGTTTGACCTCGtagtgtctgctgtgtgtgagggTGCCGGCCTACAGCGACCTGTCCGTCAGCCGGCCGGTGCCGGTCAGCCTGTACGTCTCCAACGGGAAACGGAAGCGGAGCAGCACTCACTGCTTCAAGTATCTCCCCGGTGAGTTCAGGGGCCTTCAGGGTGGACAGTTAATCTGAATCAGTAAATGTCCTCGTCTGATGTCGCGGTGTTGCTGTTCACAGTTCTGTTTAAAGAAGAGGACCCCCTGCTGTCCAGGCCCTCGGTGCTGCCTCTGGACGGGGGTCCCGTGTGCCCGGTGGGGGGTCCGCCCCGGATGGACCGAGGCTTCCACGCCAGGACCGACCCCATGTCTGAGGAGCGGGGCCTGGGCTTCCACCTGCCCCCCTACCCCCCCGCCTACTCCCCTCCGGTCCCGGCCATGAGCTACCCCGAGGAGTACTGCCCCAAGCCCGacgcggcggcggaggaggcgggcGGGTCCAGGGCGCCGCTGTCCGAGCGCCACCCCAGCTTCGAGAACCTGGAGCTGGGCTTCACGGAGCTGCTGCCCCCCCTGTACCCCCGCGGCccgcagcccccctccccctccccctccccgtgGCTGGACTCGCCCTACCTGTCCTCGTCGCCCTCCCCGTCACACTCGTCCTCTCTCAGCCCCTTCCCCGCAGGAAGTCCCATCTCGTCCTCCCCGCTGCCCCCCATGCTGGCCCCCCCTTACCCGCCCTACTCCGCTTACTCTCAGGAGGCGTGTCCGTCCCCTCCGTCCAGCTCCGGCACTTATCAGGACATCTGCCCGGCACCCTACCCCCACTACGAGGGCTGGGACCCCCAGGGGAGGGTGCTGGGGATGGGACACGGGGGCGAGGGCGACGGGAAGGTCCAGGAGTGTCCGCTGGAGTTTTCCAGCTCCGCCTCAATGCACCACATCACCTTCGAAGAAGGTGAGACTCGCTGACGCTCGCCTGGCGTCGATAGAAACGTCCATGAAGACACAGAAGCTTCTGGAAAAGCGACAggatttgattttatttagtGTAATTTAAACTGTTAACCAAGATTCTTATTCATAAATACCTCACAAGAATAATAACCTTCCTAAAATAACATGAGTGAGATTTTTTTCCTGTACtttggatttttctcttttttttttcatctttacctcaagcaaaaaaaaaaaaaaacacattttgacaaaAGTGGTGACGATTATGTAATGATGACGACATCATTCAGTTTAGGGAGAAATGGTTAACATCTGAATGCAGTTAATATATGATGGCTTTTTTAATACTGCAAATTGAGTACAAATTACATTCATGGTAAAtactgcaaaataaataaatggtttgATAATGCCCtaataacactgaaaaaaatgtcccCTGACATTGACTAAAGGACATTCAggttaaaaagacaaatattgttttaacatttgtCAAAAAGTGACCTTTATCTAAGAGATGATAAATGTATACCTGGAGGTAGATCAGCTGATATTATAACACTTTTGCttaaaaaacattcacaaagcTGTTTCAGTGATTCTGTGCAGCCTCTGGAAACTGTTGGATCAGGACTAGTTGGGAGCGCTGCGTAAAAAGAGGCAGAGAAAATGTGACGTTATTTAAATTTTTGCTCTGAATAAGCCGAAGAGGTTTTGAATGTGATACCAAGATATAGAGACGGCTGAAATGTCGAGTTGCAGGATTGTAAcgctcacctctctctctctctcttcctccctgcagTATCAGAGTTTATCGGGGAGGACATCCAGTCCTACCAGCTAGCCTCACAGATGGACAACCAGCCCAACTGAGCTCGGAGCGACCCCCGACCCCCGTTTGGCCTTCAGCAGTCGTTTTAACCCCCCCGTGCACCTGGTATTGATACGAGGCGGCGCTGCCATTACATGTAACATTACAGGGAAGTCTGGTTACCGAGACACTGTAATTATGACCACAGGTAACAACTGTTTTATAAAAGCAAACTcatgttttcaacatgttttccaTATAAATTATAGAACAAACTGCCAGTTTGGTGTgttccatgattttttttatttgcaaaacACAAACTAAACATTGCTTTTAGAAGAATTCTGAAAATGAATATGATTAAATCTGACAGAAATCTTTAATTGTGACAGTTACCCATGAGTCAATACATTTATAATACAGTCCGATATCATTGACTCCCAGTCTTTAAATGCTGAACCTTATTTGACTCACCTAttgttaaaacattaaaaaagttaAACCCCTTAAAATCGAGAGGTCTGCCAAGTCAACACATTTAATTCTGTCTTTTCATTCCACTTTATTACCTTAAATAACTTCTCAACAAATCTGAAGTAGCTGTGGGGAGATATGATACTGTTACAgatacaagatatcaacactaaattaaagaacaTTACccttaaaactagtgaaattatctgttCACGCAGCAAGtaaattttacttaaaaagCGATCTTGATATAacaattttaaatcaagaaaatcAAGTCTCTCTATCTAAAATTTGTCTTAAATCACGTGGGATgggacattttgactgaaaacaagacgaatgaactttttttttgcgGTGTCTTCAGTAGATTCTGGCTGGTGTGAAGCACTGAGACAAAAACATAGAAAGGAGTGTAAGTTTACCCCCTCGGTGGGGAGTGTGAGCCGGCTGTTTGAAAGCTTTCTAAGAGgaactgtttgtttctgtgtcgAGGCGCGAGGCGCGGCGACACCGAGCAGGGAGGCGCTGCGGGCCTCGGCTCCGCCGGGTTTTAAATCACCCGCTGTTTGGGACGTTACTCATTCTGCTGCAGAACTTCACGGGTCTTTTCTCCTGCGTTTGTACTTTCTCCTCGACGGCACTCTGACAAAAACTCTGTAATTACTTGAATGCAGCAAAACGCAATAAAAGGGAAACCGGCCTCACAAAAAAGACTGAGGTATCATTCTATGGTTTTCTTGACAGTTTTATTAGCTATACGGTTCGGCGAAGCCATACATGGACATTCTCCCAGCTTCAGACCACAGAGGCTGACGCCCGGGGGGATGGTATATATAGCCGACGCGGAGCTCGGAGGATTTTTGACAATAAACTCCGCGTTGGAACCTGAAACCAGAACTCCTTCATGACATTCACTTTTCCAGTTCCAGCTTCGGCGTTTCTCTCTGGCCGCAGCGCAGGAAAGACTGCTACATGTGGAAAGTTCAAGAGAGGCGAACGCGCCAAAAATAATTGAATGGAAAGACTGTGGTGTTTACGGCTCTAACAGTCGCTGCAAATATCACGTTAACAGTTTACATGTCGAGCAGATCGCTCGAAGGTGGTAAAGAGCAAACAAGACCATGAAGAACAGCTGAGGGGTGTGGGAGTTTAACCAGACAGAATTAGACATTTAATACTGGCTGTTGCTTTAcatagggtgtgtgtgtgtgtgtgtgtgtgtgtgtgtgtgtgtgtgtgtgtgtgtgtgtgtgtgtgtgtgtgtgtgtgtgtgtgtgtgtgtgtgtgtgtttgttttgtgggcCCATTACACCTGTGAGATCTGTAGGGACGAAGCTGGACTGAGGTGAGGGTGAACTGGAgggcaaagacacacacacacacacacacacacacacacacacacacacacacacacacacacacacacacacaccaaacaggAAGGTCCGCCACCCAGAAACCCAACACTCCTCTCTTTGAGGCAAAAGTGCTAACTGACCTGTTTGTGTATCTAACTCTGTTTTACTGCGTGGCGAAGAGGTTTGAAGAGTAAGTGGACCAATCATGTGGTCaatgtgcattttttatttatttttatttatttatttatttattttttgcagtcCAGTTAAATGATAATCCCAGCAGAATAACAAAATGCCTCCAATTTATCTAAATATAATTCAGATGTTTACAGAAAACAGTATTAAAAGCTGTTCATTCACATGTGCTCACCTGAGAATATGAAGTGTATTTCTTTTATAAATAGCATGTTCTCTAAAAAGATCCTCAGTACCAGTGCTGACGAAGcctttttatttacacaaaagtcaaataatacaaaaataaaaaaaagtaccgGTAGGCAAAATGATCCAAAGGAAAAACCTTCAAAACCCAGGAAAAGTTAAGTCAGGTAAAAATCTGAGCCGACATTGGTGCCAGTCCCTTAATTCAGAGTTTTATCCTGTCCACAGACTCAATATCAGTCCAAATCACAtgttctgtcttcttcctgttcTGTTCCTGGTTCTATTTACATTCTGTGTGTTGTTATTTTCTCAGATAGCTTGTTTACCTCCATAGAAACTGACTTCTTTTTCAGTCATTCTGAAAAATTTGCTAAAAATACCCAGATTTCCATGTTCATCAGAGAATCCCCCGTAGCCTCGGTTTAGAAACACGTTCCTCCTCTTTCGACAGGTTTCTGCAGATGAGCTGGCTGGGAgtgtcaccagggggaggtaGACTCTCAGTTCTGAGCCGGGctgacacacacagcctcacacagcagctgctggtttaaAGCAGGCGGGGTGTGAGAACAGAGTGACCATCAGGTTAAAGCCCCACTTGACAGCTGGAGTCCCTGAAGAGGAGAGGATGCTGGGTGAGGAGAGACGGGGagtcatcctgctgctgctggctctgcACACGGCTTCTCACCCTCTAATGTTTGAGGCCCATGAGTgaagcagtttgtgtgtgtgctctggcttcctcccacagaacAGAAATAAGCAAACAACAGTTGTTTTGTGACCCTAAACTGCCCCGGggtgactgtgagtgtgtggaagttgtgtgttttttctttttgcccaGTGAAGGACTGGCGATCCGTCCAGGACGTGCCTTGCTTTGGGGTTAGATGTGATCCTAACtttgaaaaagggaaaaataacaAGTGGATGTTTGCGCCTTCATCGTCTTACTGGAGCACAAACACTTCAGCATCAGCCTGGAGGGCTGAGTCAGTATTCATTCTGCAGGGCGGAGTCGACGACGCCTGTAAAAACTTTCACTGCAGCCCGCCATGATGTGGCTTCACGACCGAATTAGGACTGAACAAGAAAATGAGTCAAAATGCTGCCTGGTGGAAAATGAAGGAGCATCTGGTTCCATCGTTACTGCCACCGTTACTTAGTGGGTCACAGCGTGGGCATCACTGTGACAGATACAGAGACAGGATAAGGAATTAAGCTCCTGAAATAAAATCTTGTCTGTGAGTTAAAATGTCAATTTGATGTAATTCTGCAGACACAAATAAGTATGATTTTAATCACTACTTTATGGGCTCCTGGAGTGTTGTGTGAATTACCTTTGAGGAAAATGTGAGAACAGTGAGcataataaatatttcattcacTCGCATCATCCTGACATTTACAAAACAAACGTACTTCAAGAAGGAAAAATTGATCCCATTCTGTAATTATTGGCTCATAACTGCAAAGAGAACTAGACTGACGTCACTGCTCCGGGGCCACGACTGAAAAGACACGACTGCTGACAATTTGTCAGTACAAAGTAAATACTTTGTAATACCAAGAGGTCATTAGCAGCTTTCATTTCTTCTTATAAGTTTTCGTCCCCCCCCCAAATAGCTTTTGTACCCCCCTGTGCCCCCCTACCAAAACTAATCTGGATCCGCCCCTGCTGACAAAACCACAGCTTGCCGTTTCACAGACGCTGCAGGACACACTACGGCGGATACACACATCCTGGTGTGTAGGAATGCACGTAAGCAGCAGAGCCCCCTTTAAAAAGCATGGAAAACATGAGAAGGAGCGCCGGTAGCCTCAAACGGCACGTTCAGGGGTCAGCGTCAGGTGAGCCACATGTGGGGAAGAGGAACGAGCACACTGGATAACAACCCAACTAaagtgcttaattttctctcacacactgacacacagctcacacagctGTTTGCTATTGAAACCCTGTTGGTCtggaaggaggagaggctgagcagcaAAGTGTTTCAGTGGAATAACCTTATCGCCAAGAAAAATGCACTGATTAAACATTTAATGCCGAAAGATCATTATGATGAAATGTAGTTTTGAGAAGATGTGACAGCAAAATGAGCTTTTTAGGGATCAGTATCTGGCCTTTAGAGTCAGTGGATGGCAACAAAAAACTTGTAACCTTTAGAAGAAGCGTGCAACAGCGTTAATTCTCTCTCTTATTTCGGATGTTTCAGTGGCGTGCACGTTGTTGTTCACGATTCATTAACGGAGCAGTGAGCACGGTGTGGATCAGGGGTCATGTAGAATTTGTCAAAAGTAGTGCAGCACGTTCTAATGCACTGAGCGGataaaaaatgtcttttcctgttagtcCAACAGTCTGTCCCGTAAAGACTGTGGATTAATGCATCTGGAATGCGGGGGAGAGAATGAGACGCGGGGCTTGGACGATGCTCATGGCCGTCCTGCAGCTCTTCTGTTCTCACAGCGATCGTGAGGATCTCACAGGGCGACCAGCGATCTGAAAGCAGATGTTACTGGTCCTCCTGAACTGCTATTTCCTTTTATGTGCTGTCCCCATTTCAGCTGGTTTGATGCTCAGACTATCAGTAAGATCATTCAGTTCATCATATATTGTCAGCTGGGAAAACGGCAGTGTCATTCACATGTCTCATGCTCGACTCCTGGCTGAGAGCGAACAACACATCCTCTCTGAGGCTGAAAACATGATGCTGCGTTTGAGAAAGCCTCGTCTCTGAGACCTCTTTCATTTGAGATTGTATCACGCTATTGTATTGGCAATAACTCCCTCTTTGTTCACTCTATGGGAGTGGGAAAAGCAAGAATTATTCAAGTTACTTATGCAGAGTATGCATGCTGCTCCATACGAACCTCTGAGCTGTAAACAACCTCAGGAGATGAtatcaaacaaacagaacacagtTTCACCTCCAATCCTGCTGAATCTTActttacatttatttgttcgcttcaaagaagaaagaagcttcaGCAGTGAAATGCACTGTATAAGTAAAATCCATTTACTGCTAAAAGTAGATTATAAAGAGATCGCtgaaataacacacaaaaaacacacaatattcttaccacatattttttttttattgaaacacTGGATTACATTTCTCTATAACACTGATATGATTTGCACAACTGGAACACAGTGAAGTATAAAAACAAGTTGAACACGATCATGTTAACATTGTCCAGAGAGggagatgtgtgtttttgccttTGAGTCACTTTCCTGTCAGTATTTCTACAGCAGTGTTTAACCAATAGGCCAAATccacaataaatgtatttagTTGAGCGTGTTTGGATTTTAAAGACATGATGGGAATACAAACAAGTGCACTTTGTAATCTTCAATATATATTCTTGCCATTGATTGTAGCTTGCATATCTGCACATATAACATAACTGTAGCGAAAGCTGGCcgagcttctttttctttttaacgtCATGGGAACTATTCTAGCACTGCTTCAAGTCTCGACACCGGAGTCACTTCTGGATCGGGAAACACGTTTAGCTGCACTTTATGGTTTGGGAAACAACAAAACTTTTAatcatgaaaattaaaaacctTCAGACTCATAGAACGTCCATCATGAAGCATCTCAGTATTTTTCCACCAGTAACCTCGACTCCATGCAGTTacagttgggttttttttcttggcaaGTTATGTACTTACCTACCATTTGTACCAAATTTAAGAACAGGCCACATTGACTTACATTATGCAAATtaaactaaagaaaaacaaacaaatagacaatagtccgataaggttcattaggcctttttttgtattcatggtttggattggtttggcctgtgtatatgaatccaaaccacaAATAGACAAAACTTGCTTTGCTTCATCTTATATTGTCATCACAGACTATGCTTACGTGCACACAGTAATTGGGGTCCGATTCAAGTCCATTTACGATAAGCTTGCTCATATCCAGAGAACACACATCTCTGTATAGAAAATACAATCACAATGGGAACAGATCCGTCAATGAAACAGTTTTGTATACCACCATGTTCAAACAGTTCTCATTCAGGTCTTTCTTATTCAAGACAGGACTACATTTATGTCGCTAAGCACAAAACATATGTACAGAAAAACCCTAGAAATGTAAGAGAACATTGGACTTGTGAGCACAGTCACCTCAACCTCTGTCTCAAAGTTTCCTTCTTATCTGTCTGTAAGAATCTCAATCATGCAGTATTCTTCACACAAAATTAAATTTGGCAGAGGcagagtttcttactttgagGCCAAAAAGAGCACAAGATTTGGGTATCTGACCCATGGAACATATCTGTCTCTTTGAAAAGCCTCTTTCGCTGCCTTAAATAAATCTTCTCGGTCACATTCCTGGCTAACCGTTACACAATTACTTTGGGCTCTTGTCTTGTTCTCCAGCTGTTCAGTCATATAGCAAAAGAAGCAAATCTTTCTCTCTATTGGAGGAAATTTGAAGCAACAGAAAGGTACCAGTTGGGGTGTAAACTCAGGAGTCTGTTCCCACCATGATGCACGAGCTTCTCTCGACTGTGTGGATACCAATAAAACAAATCAGAGTGCCGATGAGTACACAAGCATTTGCCTGCAGCAGTATATTTGACAGCAGTTTTACAGCCTTTCATAAACTGGAcgaatttcatttcatttggcGCATACTGCTGGCGCTCTGTCCTCCTTCAAGCACTGACGAAGACCAGGCGGGTGGAGTAGATCAGGTCGGCCAGGTACAGGATGAAGTTGACGGCAGAGAGCACAGCCACCGCCATGAGCTTATCCCAGATGCACAGTCCCATCGCGCTGCTGCACTGGTACGGCCTGTTCTTGTTCCCCCCGTGTCTGGGGTCGAAGTTGAAAATGGGCCAGATGATGGTCGCTGAGAGGTAGAGGACCACGGCCAGCAGAGCGTAGCCCGACAGGAAGCGGGCGAACGGAAAGGGGAGACAGCCGGTGCACTCGCCGATGCAGAGCATGATGATGCCCGCCGACAGGATGAAGCAGATGCAGTAGACGGACATGCAGTACTTGAGGGCGTCGTGGCGGTCGTACAGCACGGGGTCGCTGACGAAGACGAAGATGACGCAGGCCACAAAGGTCTCGCAGACTTTCAGCAGGCCGGGGGCCGTGGCCATGTAGCCGGCGACCTCGCCGGGACGCGCCTTGCTGATGCTCACCTCGCTCATGTAGGCGATGGTGGCCAGGCAGGAGAAGACGGTGGACACGATGCGGTAGTCGCGGGTCTCGTTTGGCCCCGAGGAGCCCTTGAGGTAGTACAGGGGGAAGATGATGGAGGCGGACAAGCAGAAGACGGCGGAGTAGCAGGCGAAGGTGATGGGGAAGTTCTTCCAGGACACCGGGGCTCTGGACTGCAGCCCGAAGAGCtccaccagcaggaccagcagggtgCCGGCGAAGCCGAAGGCCCAGCAGAACATGCACCAGTCCTTGGTGCCGTGGTACAATCTGCCGCCGTGCACGGCCACAGAGAAGGCCACGCAGGTGAAGACCAGGGCTGCTAGCCGTGTCCAGAGCAGAGGGCTGGAGTGGAGGACGATGGCCATGGTGAGAGGTGGAGTGGCTTAGCAAGAAGACTGGAAGGATTCCCGTCAGAGATGAGTCTCTTCGGTCTGGGAGTGACTCCCTTACAGCGCTAGCATCAGCCACTCAGGCAGAGAAAACTGTAAGAGGAAAAAGACAACGGAAAGAATTAGTAAGCAGTACTTTggggttttatgttgtgtttcaTGACTTCAGGATGAAGTCAGACGCGGCCGTTGGAGGGTAACAGCCTGCAGCGCTCTCCACATTAGCTCTGTCCGCCCACATGGCGTCTTCTGGGACGCACAATA of the Salarias fasciatus chromosome 18, fSalaFa1.1, whole genome shotgun sequence genome contains:
- the myadmb gene encoding myeloid-associated differentiation marker homolog, which encodes MAIVLHSSPLLWTRLAALVFTCVAFSVAVHGGRLYHGTKDWCMFCWAFGFAGTLLVLLVELFGLQSRAPVSWKNFPITFACYSAVFCLSASIIFPLYYLKGSSGPNETRDYRIVSTVFSCLATIAYMSEVSISKARPGEVAGYMATAPGLLKVCETFVACVIFVFVSDPVLYDRHDALKYCMSVYCICFILSAGIIMLCIGECTGCLPFPFARFLSGYALLAVVLYLSATIIWPIFNFDPRHGGNKNRPYQCSSAMGLCIWDKLMAVAVLSAVNFILYLADLIYSTRLVFVSA